In Synechococcus sp. CC9616, the following are encoded in one genomic region:
- a CDS encoding S8 family peptidase, giving the protein MPIAFDVWNMQDNIDISLWKFNNKKNNWSYISESVNSGNTDEYIFALLSSGEYLLELKYKNSFIREELPSKYKVSFDAKYLAKTMKLPNDPLFDSQWHLLNTGQSLGLLDLDIRAPEAWKRQSASPNITVAVIDGGIDVEHPDLVNNIWSNQNEIPENGIDDDKNGFIDDLNGWNFVENTPSVIPSEHGTHVAGIIGAEGNNNIGVSGLTWDVNMMSLDIFGDKTKYDSEDLFDAIHYAVDNGADVINMSIGYTVPFATLERFKQLSPDLYRGYIDALNYAVDRGVTLITSAGNDNSDDLNSLSLPAAFATEVPGFISVAAITDEGSITDYSNFGSQVSVAAPGGSSISNKTKIISTLPRDKGLYGGMPGTSMAAPIVSGAVALMLEKNKKLLPEDILWILDETSTKDQSLKRFVKSSGYLAVDLAVKIAGKYNSKMKDSSTTDNQQFRYNFLYGTATGDLFEVNQSNFSRSGDFPSLIQFNSNHGDRILIHRKILPGFTSDNFSFDLANNKKSLQKKSETDSDFVYDRSTGNLYYNQNKEGKGWTDSSKESSLLVNIVDKPNLSESMISLVTSRKSSSISLSPNRTIPLDQHVGDTNFAKYLFNKSGRDFKINYFVDHKGLHGNNASMDRGLLEYIDSTLKLLDQNTILKFDGASHAKADLVIGASKKSQFVGINEMSWGLSVGFDFSSKPIDKLLNHYNAALEIATALGVSYLPEKSKGIYSFEDSIAAWPLSNEIADNFGITNSDFDAINHAWSVFL; this is encoded by the coding sequence GTGCCTATTGCCTTTGATGTATGGAACATGCAGGACAATATCGACATAAGCCTATGGAAATTCAACAATAAAAAAAATAACTGGAGCTATATTTCTGAGTCTGTAAATAGTGGAAATACGGATGAATATATTTTTGCCTTGTTGTCTTCAGGAGAGTATTTGCTGGAGCTTAAGTACAAAAATTCATTCATCAGAGAAGAGCTGCCTTCAAAATATAAAGTGAGTTTTGATGCAAAATATTTAGCTAAAACAATGAAACTTCCAAATGATCCACTATTTGATTCTCAATGGCACCTACTAAACACCGGTCAAAGCTTAGGCTTATTAGATCTTGATATTCGTGCGCCTGAGGCTTGGAAAAGACAATCTGCCAGCCCGAATATCACAGTAGCAGTGATTGATGGTGGAATAGATGTGGAGCATCCAGATTTGGTCAACAATATCTGGTCAAACCAAAATGAAATTCCTGAAAACGGGATTGATGATGATAAGAATGGATTTATAGATGATTTAAATGGCTGGAATTTTGTGGAGAATACTCCTTCAGTCATTCCAAGCGAACATGGCACGCATGTGGCAGGTATTATTGGCGCAGAAGGAAACAATAATATTGGTGTCTCTGGCCTTACTTGGGACGTCAATATGATGTCACTAGATATTTTTGGGGATAAAACCAAATATGACAGTGAAGATCTTTTTGATGCGATTCATTATGCAGTAGACAATGGCGCAGATGTTATCAATATGTCAATTGGATATACGGTTCCATTTGCCACTCTTGAGAGATTCAAGCAACTGTCTCCTGATTTGTATCGAGGATATATTGATGCATTGAATTATGCTGTTGATCGTGGTGTTACTCTGATAACTTCGGCTGGCAATGATAATTCTGATGATCTCAATAGTTTAAGCTTGCCAGCGGCTTTTGCAACGGAGGTACCTGGATTTATATCTGTTGCGGCGATAACTGATGAAGGGAGCATTACAGATTATTCTAATTTTGGCAGTCAAGTTTCAGTTGCTGCCCCTGGAGGATCCTCCATTAGCAATAAGACAAAGATAATCAGTACCTTGCCACGCGACAAAGGTTTGTATGGAGGAATGCCGGGAACAAGTATGGCAGCTCCAATTGTGTCTGGAGCAGTAGCACTAATGTTAGAGAAGAACAAAAAACTACTCCCCGAAGATATCTTATGGATTTTGGATGAAACATCTACGAAGGATCAATCGCTCAAGAGATTTGTTAAATCATCTGGGTATTTAGCAGTTGACCTGGCAGTCAAAATTGCAGGCAAATATAATTCTAAAATGAAAGATAGTTCTACTACAGATAATCAGCAATTTAGATATAACTTTCTCTACGGCACCGCCACTGGAGATCTGTTTGAAGTGAATCAAAGCAATTTTTCCCGATCAGGCGATTTTCCGTCATTAATCCAATTCAACTCAAATCATGGTGATAGAATATTAATTCATCGAAAAATTTTGCCAGGCTTCACATCGGATAATTTCTCGTTTGATCTGGCTAATAACAAGAAAAGTCTTCAAAAAAAGTCTGAGACAGACTCTGACTTTGTTTACGATCGAAGTACGGGTAATCTTTACTATAATCAAAATAAAGAAGGCAAAGGTTGGACTGATAGCAGTAAAGAAAGTAGCTTATTGGTGAATATTGTAGATAAACCAAATCTGAGTGAAAGTATGATTTCGTTGGTAACTAGTAGAAAGAGCAGCTCTATCAGCTTGAGCCCTAATCGAACGATACCATTGGATCAGCATGTCGGTGATACAAATTTTGCAAAGTATTTATTCAATAAATCAGGTAGAGATTTTAAGATAAACTATTTTGTTGATCACAAAGGATTGCATGGAAATAATGCGTCTATGGATCGCGGCCTGCTTGAATATATTGACAGCACATTAAAGTTGTTGGATCAAAATACAATTTTGAAGTTTGATGGTGCTTCACATGCTAAGGCAGATCTTGTGATTGGAGCCAGTAAAAAATCTCAATTTGTTGGCATTAATGAGATGTCCTGGGGGCTTTCCGTGGGTTTTGATTTTAGCTCTAAGCCAATAGATAAACTACTTAATCATTACAATGCGGCCCTTGAAATTGCTACGGCACTAGGAGTATCTTATTTGCCAGAGAAGTCAAAAGGTATTTATTCATTTGAGGATTCAATCGCAGCTTGGCCACTATCAAATGAGATTGCGGACAACTTTGGCATAACAAATAGTGATTTTGATGCTATAAATCATGCCTGGAGTGTCTTTCTCTGA
- a CDS encoding tetratricopeptide repeat protein yields the protein MPRTTIAFAAALALFMPIGRPLLLGLTPALGIGAGLLSTQAAYAQNATDLLNSGLDKAKSGNLKGAIADWTKAIEIYPKYALAYYNRGLAKRKLDDFNGAISDYTKAIQYDPGYAESYLNRGITKSILGDYQGAIADYAKAIEIDPNDPASHFNSGISKGKLKDYKGAIDDYMKAIKLSPSYYIAYTNRGIILEIIGDLKGACRDWKKAVDLGDTKPIEWVRNQC from the coding sequence ATGCCTCGCACCACGATTGCGTTTGCTGCTGCCTTAGCTCTGTTCATGCCAATAGGACGCCCGTTACTGCTTGGGCTGACACCTGCTCTTGGAATTGGCGCAGGGTTGCTGTCAACGCAGGCTGCCTATGCACAGAATGCTACCGATCTGTTGAATTCAGGGCTTGATAAAGCAAAAAGTGGAAATCTAAAAGGAGCCATTGCGGATTGGACGAAGGCAATCGAGATTTATCCTAAATATGCCCTTGCCTATTACAATCGTGGGCTTGCAAAACGTAAATTAGACGATTTTAATGGCGCCATTTCTGATTACACAAAAGCAATCCAGTACGACCCCGGTTATGCTGAATCCTACCTCAATCGTGGCATTACTAAGAGTATATTAGGGGATTATCAAGGGGCAATCGCTGATTACGCTAAGGCAATAGAAATCGACCCTAATGATCCAGCCAGCCACTTCAATAGTGGCATTAGCAAGGGCAAATTAAAGGACTATAAAGGTGCCATTGATGATTACATGAAGGCAATTAAACTAAGTCCTAGTTATTATATAGCTTACACAAATCGTGGCATTATTTTAGAAATAATAGGTGATCTTAAAGGTGCCTGCAGAGACTGGAAAAAAGCGGTAGATCTAGGGGATACCAAACCGATTGAATGGGTAAGAAATCAGTGCTGA